In Syngnathus acus chromosome 21, fSynAcu1.2, whole genome shotgun sequence, one genomic interval encodes:
- the tmtc4 gene encoding protein O-mannosyl-transferase TMTC4 gives MALSEVPWDEEVPLPRLGPVQAKITVALVAVLCFINSYDGDFVFDDSEAIINNKDLKPTTPLTNIWKNDFWGSNLSSNSSHKSYRPLTVFTFRLNYMLAGGLHPVGFHVLNIALHAVISALMVDVFALLIGGLAYDEKTRLLNRAPKTSLLAALFFAAHPVHTESVAGIVGRADLLCALFFHLSFLTYCKAFNKGADKDGNFSVGWIVVSLSLCAAAMLCKEQGITVLGVNAAFDVLLICNVDVYELSQRLVLRKTPFNAREMLRTGLPIRLAFMALGGFFMLYTRWRIMGTGPPAFTEVDNPASFAENMFLRVVNYNYYYALNGWLLLCPWWLCFDWSMGCVPLIKSTTDWRVVWPLLLWCILIGLVGQALCSPDSQQRRTLSLALVLLVVPFLPACNIFFRVGFVIAERVLYLPSSGYCLLLACALARCCHRWVKYKKIFCLYILALMVTFVARCAHRSHQWRSEQSLFTSALNVCPLNAKVHYNVGKNLADRGNTTTAISYYREAVRLHPTYVHAMNNLGNILKERNELIEAEQLLSKAVSIQPDFAAAWMNLGIVQNSLSKFEQAERSYWNAIHFRKKYPDCYYNLGRLYADQQRHVDALNAWRNATVLKPDHSLAWNNMVILLDNIGNLGQAEMIGREALRLLPNDHTIMFSLANVLGKQEKYKESEGFFLDALQINPNAAGCHGNLAVLYHRWGKLELAQKHYELSLKLDPKAPGTRDNYNMLRRKLDQRKRHTP, from the exons ATGGCGTTGTCTGAGGTTCCTTGGGATGAGGAAGTCCCCCTCCCCAGGCTGGGTCCGGTTCAGGCCAAGATCACTGTGGCTCTGGTGGCAGTGCTGTGCTTTATCAATAGTTATGATGGGGACTTCGTGTTTGACGATTCGGAGGCAATCATCAACAACAAG GACTTGAAGCCAACAACACCCTTGActaacatttggaaaaatgacTTCTGGGGAAGCAACCTGAGCAGCAACTCCAGTCACAAATCCTATAGACCACTCACTGTCTTTACTTTTAG GTTGAACTACATGTTGGCAGGCGGCCTGCATCCCGTGGGCTTCCACGTGCTGAACATCGCCCTCCATGCCGTCATTTCCGCCCTGATGGTGGATGTCTTCGCCCTGCTGATTGGTGGACTGGCTTATGATGAAAAGACTCGCCTACTGAACCGTGCTCCTAAGACCTCCCTGCTGGCCGCACTCTTCTTCGCTGCACACCCCGTCCACACAGAAAGC GTGGCAGGCATCGTAGGTCGGGCGGACCTGTTGTGTGCGCTCTTCTTCCATCTCTCCTTCCTCACATACTGTAAAGCTTTCAACAAAG gtgCGGACAAAGATGGCAACTTTTCTGTGGGCTGGATTGTAGTCAGCCTCTCGCTGTGCGCTGCCGCCATGCTTTGTAAAGAACAAGGCATCACCGTCTTG GGTGTAAACGCTGCTTTTGATGTACTCCTCATCTGTAATGTTGACGTGTATGAACTGAGCCAGAGGCTAGTCCTCAGGAAGACCCCTTTTAAT GCACGCGAGATGCTGCGGACGGGCCTGCCTATTCGATTGGCCTTCATGGCTCTAGGCGGCTTCTTCATGCTCTACACCCGCTGGAGAATCATGGGAACTGGGCCGCCGGCGTTCACTGAAGTGGACAACCCCGCCTCGTTCGCAGAGAACATGTTTCTTAGA GTGGTCAACTATAATTACTACTACGCCCTGAATGGCTGGCTGCTGCTGTGTCCCTGGTGGCTGTGTTTTGATTGGTCCATGGGCTGCGTGCCGCTCATTAAGTCAACCACCGATTGGAGGGTGGTGTGGCCGCTCCTGCTCTGGTGCATCCTGATAGGCTTGGTAGGCCAAGCCTTGTGCTCACCAGACAGCCAGCAGAGAAG AACCCTAAGTCTGGCCctggtgctgctggtggtCCCATTTCTGCCGGCCTGCAACATCTTTTTTCGGGTGGGCTTTGTCATTGCCGAGCGTGTGCTCTACCTGCCTTCATCCGGCTACTGCCTCCTTTTGGCCTGCGCCCTGGCACGCTGCTGCCACCGCTGGGTGAAGTACAAG AAGATATTTTGCTTGTACATCTTAGCCTTGATGGTCACATTTGTGGCTCGCTGTGCTCACCGCAGTCACCAGTGGCGGTCGGAGCAAAGCCTTTTCACCAGCGCACTGAACGTGTGCCCACTCAATgccaag GTCCATTACAACGTCGGAAAGAATTTGGCTGACAGAGGAAACACCACGACTGCTATTAGCTATTACAGAGAGGCCGTCAG GCTGCATCCCACCTACGTGCACGCCATGAACAACTTGGGTAACATCCTCAAGGAGAGGAACGAGCTGATCGAGGCGGAGCAGCTCCTATCCAAAGCTGTTTCAATCCA acCGGATTTCGCTGCCGCATGGATGAATCTGGGTATCGTGCAAAACAGTTTGAGCAAGTTTGAGCAAGCGGAGAGGAGCTACTGGAACGCCATCCACTTCCGGAAGAAGTATCCGGACTGCTACTACAACTTGGGACGCTTG TACGCAGACCAGCAAAGACACGTGGATGCTCTGAACGCATGGAGGAACGCGACAGTACTAAAACCGGATCATAGCCTGGCGTGGAACAACATGGTCATTCTACTGGACAACATTG GTAACTTGGGCCAAGCGGAGATGATTGGACGAGAAGCTTTGAGGCTTCTCCCAAACGACCACACCATCATGTTTTCACTGGCCAACGTACTGGGAAAGCAAGAAAAGTACAAG GAATCAGAGGGCTTCTTCCTCGACGCTCTCCAAATCAACCCAAATGCAGCTGGCTGCCATGGCAATTTAG CTGTGCTTTACCATCGCTGGGGCAAGCTGGAACTGGCACAGAAACACTACGAGTTGTCTCTTAAGTTGGACCCAAAGGCCCCGGGCACACGAGACAACTACAACATGCTCCGACGCAAACTGGACCAGCGCAAACGCCACACACCCTGA